A stretch of Desulfovibrio sp. TomC DNA encodes these proteins:
- a CDS encoding GDP-mannose 4,6-dehydratase, whose amino-acid sequence MKQALIFGVSGQDGAYLAQLLLEKGYEVAGTSRDAQMASLGSLAALGIRERVAVHSVTLTDFRSVLTVLNTVKPDEIYHLAGQSSVGLSFDQPVETFMSIGVGTLNLLEAVRFLGVPARLYHASSSDCFGDTGGEPATELTPFAPRSPYAVAKAAAHFEVGNYREAYNLYACNGILFNHESPLRPKRFVTRKIVAAAARIAAGSGETLGLGNIDVARDWGYAPQYVEAMWRMLQRDTPEDYVIATGHTITLREFVAEAFAALGLDWREHVLVDPELFRPADIAVSRANPAKAERDLGWKATMSPADVARAMAVHEQQEIL is encoded by the coding sequence ATGAAGCAAGCCCTCATTTTCGGCGTTTCAGGCCAGGATGGAGCCTATCTGGCGCAACTGCTGCTGGAGAAGGGCTACGAGGTGGCCGGTACGTCCCGGGACGCCCAGATGGCGTCGCTTGGCAGCCTCGCCGCCCTGGGCATCCGGGAGCGGGTGGCGGTGCATTCCGTGACCCTGACCGACTTTCGCAGCGTGCTGACCGTGCTGAACACGGTCAAGCCCGACGAGATCTACCATCTGGCCGGCCAGTCCTCGGTCGGGCTGTCCTTTGACCAGCCCGTGGAAACCTTCATGTCCATTGGCGTGGGCACGCTCAATCTGCTCGAAGCCGTGCGTTTTCTCGGCGTGCCGGCCCGGCTGTACCACGCCTCCTCCAGCGACTGCTTCGGCGACACCGGCGGGGAGCCGGCCACCGAACTGACCCCCTTTGCCCCGCGCAGTCCCTATGCCGTGGCCAAGGCCGCCGCCCATTTCGAGGTGGGCAACTACCGCGAGGCCTACAATCTCTATGCCTGCAACGGCATCCTGTTCAATCACGAGTCGCCGCTGCGGCCCAAGCGCTTCGTCACCCGCAAGATCGTGGCTGCGGCCGCCCGCATTGCCGCCGGCTCCGGGGAGACCCTTGGCCTGGGCAACATCGACGTGGCCCGGGACTGGGGCTACGCCCCGCAGTATGTCGAGGCCATGTGGCGCATGCTCCAGCGCGACACGCCCGAGGATTACGTCATCGCCACCGGCCACACCATCACCCTGCGCGAATTTGTGGCCGAGGCCTTTGCCGCCCTTGGCCTCGACTGGCGTGAACATGTGCTTGTCGATCCCGAACTTTTCCGGCCCGCCGACATCGCCGTCAGCCGGGCCAATCCGGCCAAGGCCGAACGCGATCTCGGCTGGAAGGCGACCATGTCCCCGGCTGACGTGGCCCGGGCCATGGCTGTCCACGAACAACAGGAGATCCT
- a CDS encoding Fur family transcriptional regulator codes for MGMDNLGTIGGKTMLTRAGIDPTPLRLAVAEVLAGEGRALPAGDILTLVRRQHQANKVTLYRILDLFVEKGLARRHSSGDRALRYCLEPGFSDRPHCHAYCVRCGRMECLPAALGVVDVAALGPMLAMDVMAVEVRIDGVCASCRRQSSPDGAAVDVGAGNS; via the coding sequence ATGGGCATGGACAACCTGGGAACAATCGGGGGCAAGACCATGCTGACGCGGGCCGGCATCGACCCCACGCCGTTGCGGCTGGCCGTAGCCGAGGTGCTGGCCGGGGAGGGCCGGGCGCTGCCGGCCGGCGATATCCTTACGCTTGTTCGTCGGCAGCACCAGGCCAACAAGGTGACGCTCTATCGCATTCTGGATCTGTTTGTGGAAAAAGGACTGGCCAGACGCCACAGTTCCGGCGATCGGGCGTTGCGGTACTGCCTGGAGCCGGGCTTCTCCGACCGGCCGCACTGCCATGCCTACTGCGTGCGTTGCGGCCGCATGGAGTGCCTGCCGGCGGCTCTTGGGGTGGTGGATGTGGCCGCCCTGGGGCCGATGCTGGCCATGGACGTGATGGCCGTGGAAGTGCGTATCGACGGCGTGTGTGCCAGTTGTCGGCGACAATCCTCCCCGGATGGCGCGGCTGTTGACGTTGGCGCGGGAAACTCCTAA
- a CDS encoding metal ABC transporter permease: MIEDLALPFMQNALLAALLAAVCCGIVGTLVVANRMVFLAGGAAHAAYGGVGLAYFLALPVLPVTVVFTVAAALAMAAITLRHIEDTDTVIGVLWAAGMAFGIILLDLTPGYKPDLMSYLFGSIISVPTADLYALAGLDVVLLGTTLRHYNGFVAMAFDREFAAVRGVPVGFLHCLLTALAAVAVVLLIRVAGLILIIALLSVAPSLAVRRSASLGRAMVWASLLNTVFCLSGLLLAYQFNLTSGAAIIAVAATVFFVSLAPGLARRRQGA, encoded by the coding sequence ATGATTGAGGATCTGGCCCTGCCGTTTATGCAAAACGCCCTGCTGGCGGCGTTGCTGGCTGCCGTGTGCTGCGGGATTGTCGGCACCCTGGTGGTCGCCAACCGCATGGTCTTTCTGGCCGGCGGCGCGGCCCATGCCGCTTACGGCGGCGTGGGGCTGGCCTATTTTCTGGCCCTCCCTGTCCTGCCGGTCACCGTGGTTTTTACCGTGGCCGCCGCCCTGGCCATGGCCGCCATCACCCTGCGCCACATTGAGGATACCGACACGGTCATCGGTGTCCTGTGGGCTGCCGGCATGGCCTTTGGCATCATTCTGCTCGACCTGACCCCGGGGTATAAGCCCGATCTCATGAGCTACCTCTTTGGCAGCATCATCAGCGTGCCGACGGCCGACCTCTACGCCCTGGCCGGTCTGGACGTGGTGCTTCTGGGAACCACGCTTCGTCATTACAATGGGTTTGTGGCCATGGCCTTTGACCGGGAGTTTGCCGCGGTGCGCGGCGTGCCGGTGGGCTTTTTGCACTGTCTGCTGACCGCCCTGGCTGCGGTTGCGGTGGTACTGCTTATTCGGGTGGCCGGGCTTATTCTCATCATTGCGCTTTTGTCAGTGGCTCCGAGTCTGGCTGTCCGCCGCTCGGCCTCGCTCGGACGGGCCATGGTCTGGGCTTCCTTGCTCAATACCGTCTTCTGCTTGTCCGGTCTGCTTTTGGCCTACCAATTCAATCTGACTTCCGGCGCGGCCATCATTGCCGTGGCGGCCACGGTCTTTTTTGTTTCCCTGGCCCCGGGCCTTGCCCGTCGGCGGCAGGGAGCCTGA
- a CDS encoding metal ABC transporter ATP-binding protein, producing the protein MTQPVIDIRELTFAYNGQEVLSGITLAVAAGQRLAVLGPNGGGKTTLLKLLLGILTPTTGTIRVFGEAPGRQSARIGYVPQRLDGVAERKDLPVLVREVVLMGLLSPGRRGFRYTAEEIDRAEATLTRVEMVGQAHRRFCELSGGQKQRTLIARALVADPGLLILDEPTANIDPQGKFCLYEVLARIGEGVTSLVVSHDLSILAAGVTAVACVNGRMAYAPEPRLNQDMMDLLYGIHRHTCPMDAFLRRMPPDLAGLTPLETR; encoded by the coding sequence GTGACGCAACCGGTCATCGATATTCGTGAGCTGACCTTTGCCTACAACGGCCAGGAGGTGCTTTCGGGCATCACCCTGGCCGTTGCCGCCGGGCAGCGTCTGGCGGTCCTTGGTCCCAACGGCGGGGGCAAAACCACGCTTTTAAAGCTGTTGCTTGGCATCCTGACCCCGACCACCGGGACTATCCGGGTGTTTGGCGAGGCCCCGGGCCGCCAGAGCGCTCGCATTGGCTATGTGCCCCAGCGCCTGGACGGCGTGGCCGAGCGCAAGGACCTGCCGGTGCTGGTGCGCGAGGTGGTGCTCATGGGGCTGCTGTCCCCGGGACGGCGCGGGTTTCGCTACACGGCCGAGGAGATCGACCGGGCTGAGGCAACGCTTACCCGGGTGGAGATGGTCGGGCAGGCCCATCGACGGTTTTGCGAACTGTCCGGCGGCCAGAAGCAGCGAACGCTCATTGCCCGGGCCTTGGTGGCCGATCCGGGGCTGCTCATTCTCGACGAGCCGACCGCCAATATCGATCCTCAGGGCAAGTTCTGTCTCTACGAAGTCCTGGCCCGCATCGGCGAGGGCGTCACTTCGCTGGTGGTCAGCCACGACTTGAGCATCCTGGCCGCCGGGGTGACGGCAGTGGCCTGCGTCAACGGCCGTATGGCCTATGCCCCTGAACCGAGGCTCAACCAGGACATGATGGACCTGCTCTATGGCATCCACCGCCACACCTGTCCCATGGACGCCTTTTTGCGCCGCATGCCGCCTGATTTGGCCGGGCTGACCCCGTTGGAGACGCGATGA